From the genome of Candidatus Methanomethylophilaceae archaeon:
CCTTATGTTCTCCTCCGGGAGATAACCGTCCAAATAAGCATTGATAGCAGTCCTTACCTGCCTGGACAGAGTGAAAACACCGTACGCGCCCTCGGATCCGTAGACCAGGTTCACATTGTCGGCCAGGAAATCCAGGATCGCCAGGTCGTGCTCTATGACGACGACCTGCTTGTCCTTGCTGAGATCCTTGATTATCCTAGCCATCCTCACCCTCTGGTAGATATCCAGATAGGATGTGGGCTCATCGAAGTAGTACACATCGGCGTCCTTCATCACGGTCGCGGCCATCGCCAGCCTCTGGAGCTCGCCGCCGGAAAGCTTGTCCAATGCCCTGTCCAGCACTCCGGCGAGATCGAACATCTCGGCCGCTTCATCGACCGTCATGCGCTCCTGCACCTTCTCCAGAAGATCTCTGACCACGCCTTTGACGGACTGCGGGAGCTTGTCGACGTACTGAGGCTTGATGGCAGTCTTGATCTTCCCGTCATAGACGTTCTGAAGGTAATCGTGGATCTCCGTCCCGGCGAAATGCTTCAGAACCTCCTCTCTGCTGGGAGGATTCTCATAATTCCCTAGATTCGGCGTCTCCGCGCCCGACAGCATGCGGATGGCCGTGGTCTTCCCTATCCCGTTCGGCCCGAGGATACCCGTGACAATCCCTTTCTTGGGGACCGGAAGGCGATACAGGCGGAACGCGTTCTCCCCGTAGCGATGGACGATGTCCTCTTTGAGCTCGTCGGCCAGACCTATGATCTTGACCGCTTTGAACATGCATTTGTTGGTGCATATCCCGCACCCCTGGCAGAGCGCCTCGGAAATGATCGGCTTCCCCTTTTCTCCGAACGTGACGCACTGCGAGCCGGTGCGATTCAGGGGGCAGAACCTCTCGCATTCCTTGTTGCACTTCTTTGGCTGGCATCTGTCTGCCAAGACTGCGGCTATCCTCATGGCCCGCGGATTTGCTTATCCGATAAAAGGGTTTAGCGTGCGTCGGGCCCCAGTAAAAACAATATAATATCCTTATGCAGTCCCGTCCGCCAGGTTAACATGTCCAAAATCTGCATAAACATCGCGTGGCCGTATTCCAACGGCGCGATTCACCTCGGCCATCTGGCCGGATCGCTGCTGCCACCGGACATATTCGGCAGATACAACCGCCTCATCGGCAACGAAGTCCTTGTGGTCGGAGGCTCGGACCAGCACGGCACCCCAATCACCATCTCCGCGGAGAAGAACCACATGACTCCGGAGGAGTACGCCGACAGGTTCCATGAGATAAACAAGAAAGCGATAGAGGACATGGGCATCGAATACAGCCTTTACACCAAGACCCACAGCCCAACGCACATCGAGGTCGTTCAGAACATATTCAAGTGCCTCAAATCCAAGGGCTACGTCTACACCAAAGACACGGACCAATATTTCTGCCCCTCATGCAACCGCTTCCTGCCGGACCGCTACGTAGAAGGGGTATGCCCGAAATGCGGGGCCGAGAAAACCCGCAGCGATCAGTGCGACAGCTGCGGCACGACTTTCGAGGCCGGAGACCTTCTCAAGCCGTATTGCACCCTCTGCGGAAGCGAACCGGAAGTCAGACAGACCAGCCATTTCTTCCTGAAGCTGAGCGCGTTCGAGGACGATCTGAAGGATTTCATATCGAAGAAGGAAGGATGGAGATCGAACGTCAAATCCTTCACGCAGAACTGGCTCGAAGGCGGCCTCCAGGACAGGGCCATAACCAGGGACATGTCTTGGGGCGTCCCGATTCCGGAGGAAGGGTGGGACGGCAAGGTCATCTACGTTTGGTTCGACGCCGTCATCGGATATCTCAGCGCTTCCATTGAGTACTCCAGGATGATCGGGAAGCCGGACCTCTGGAAAGAGTTCTGGTGCGACCCCGAGTGCAAGCACTATTACTTCATCGGCAAAGACAACATACCTTTCCATTCGATCATATGGCCGGCGATTCTGATGGGGATCGGAGGGATGGATCTCCCTTACGATATCCCAGCCAACGAATACCTTATGATCGGGGGCGGCAAGTTCTCCAAGAGCCGCGGAGGAGCCATCGACATACCTTCGGTGCTGAAAGAATATGACGCTGACCAGATCAGATACTACATCTCGGCGATAATGCCGGACACCCACGATTCGGAATTCTCCTGGGACGACTTCGCCGTCAAGAACAACAACGAACTCGTGGCCGATCTGGGCAACTTCTACCACAGATGCCTCAGCTTCACCAAGAAGAACTTCGGCTCCGTGCCGGATCCGGCGGACGACTCCGAGATAAAGGATGTCTTGGACGCCATCCAATCGGCTGTCGATACGTATTCCGAATGCCTGTCCAACTGCGATTTCAAGAAGGGATTGAAAGCGGTCATGGATCTGGCCCATTTCGGGAACAGATACTTCGATTCGATGAAGCCGTGGGCCCTCATAAAAGAGGACAGAGAAGCCTGCGGAAAGGCGATGAACACCAGCCTGCGCATCGCGAAGGCCCTGGCGATAATGGCTTGGCCGTACATGCCGAAGTCGTCGGAGAAGATCTGGTGCTACCTCGGAATGGACGGGACTCAGGAGAAAGCGGGCCTGAAAGCCGCTTTGGAACCCATGCCTGCCGGCGCTGAACTTCCCGAGCCAGTCCCCGTATACAAGAAGATCGAGATCAAGAAGGAAGAGAAGCCCGAGAAGAAGCAGGATAAAAAGGAGGGCCCCGCCCCGGCCCCCAGCGGCCCGTTCGCAGATTTCAGGAAGATGGACATCCGCGTGGGGCAGGTCATATCCGTGGAAGACCATCCCGAAGCGGAGAAGCTCTTCGTGCT
Proteins encoded in this window:
- a CDS encoding ribosome biogenesis/translation initiation ATPase RLI, which gives rise to MRIAAVLADRCQPKKCNKECERFCPLNRTGSQCVTFGEKGKPIISEALCQGCGICTNKCMFKAVKIIGLADELKEDIVHRYGENAFRLYRLPVPKKGIVTGILGPNGIGKTTAIRMLSGAETPNLGNYENPPSREEVLKHFAGTEIHDYLQNVYDGKIKTAIKPQYVDKLPQSVKGVVRDLLEKVQERMTVDEAAEMFDLAGVLDRALDKLSGGELQRLAMAATVMKDADVYYFDEPTSYLDIYQRVRMARIIKDLSKDKQVVVIEHDLAILDFLADNVNLVYGSEGAYGVFTLSRQVRTAINAYLDGYLPEENIRFRDRPIEFEASPPRGDWQTADVISFNGLKKDFGGFSLEITGGSVKVGESVGIVGPNGTGKTTFVKILAGMIEADSGSLEGEVKLSYKPQYISADFDGTVQELLFSKNYDTITSGFFSGEVIEPLGIKFLMDKKVSRLSGGELQRVAIAICLSEEADMYLFDEPSAYLDSNQRMIAAKTIRRMMEKTGRSAMVVDHDVYFLDMVSDSMMVFGGDPGNHGIGEGPFDMRDGMNRFLSAVDITFRRDADTHRPRINKPDSRLDREQKSNGEFYYS
- the metG gene encoding methionine--tRNA ligase is translated as MSKICINIAWPYSNGAIHLGHLAGSLLPPDIFGRYNRLIGNEVLVVGGSDQHGTPITISAEKNHMTPEEYADRFHEINKKAIEDMGIEYSLYTKTHSPTHIEVVQNIFKCLKSKGYVYTKDTDQYFCPSCNRFLPDRYVEGVCPKCGAEKTRSDQCDSCGTTFEAGDLLKPYCTLCGSEPEVRQTSHFFLKLSAFEDDLKDFISKKEGWRSNVKSFTQNWLEGGLQDRAITRDMSWGVPIPEEGWDGKVIYVWFDAVIGYLSASIEYSRMIGKPDLWKEFWCDPECKHYYFIGKDNIPFHSIIWPAILMGIGGMDLPYDIPANEYLMIGGGKFSKSRGGAIDIPSVLKEYDADQIRYYISAIMPDTHDSEFSWDDFAVKNNNELVADLGNFYHRCLSFTKKNFGSVPDPADDSEIKDVLDAIQSAVDTYSECLSNCDFKKGLKAVMDLAHFGNRYFDSMKPWALIKEDREACGKAMNTSLRIAKALAIMAWPYMPKSSEKIWCYLGMDGTQEKAGLKAALEPMPAGAELPEPVPVYKKIEIKKEEKPEKKQDKKEGPAPAPSGPFADFRKMDIRVGQVISVEDHPEAEKLFVLKIDLGEEEPRQIVTNMKSVYTREQFMGRKLLVISNLKPAKFRGVVSSGMLMAADDEPLGGSAIELLKPSKDVPNGTRINCGLECSSSRIEVKHCEKVAIKVAHVKGGRFLGKDIEVPADAPEVIAAVIDGDAAIPLGDGKGCCMTVEKEVMDGADVI